The Plasmodium yoelii strain 17X genome assembly, chromosome: 1 genome contains a region encoding:
- a CDS encoding PIR protein: MGANLCDGLKMADNGLVFDRDSQNYKFTGIHTNLHCPGNNCDNDDNKKISSAFIAFLVFFKDFGDMKNLESDKLAEYAILWLSHKLNQKAQNGTTTLNDFYTKHIETNSKYDQKTIGDSYNKINIDIKQKIKSMNIDIKDISNFYEVFKLLCKMDSEVDKTKTQCNKCLINAGEFYEKYEKLKNGLDINKGSSYFQLWLSLSKDYDKFKEKYNARGCNNIKFLETCPRSSVTNSPVTECSVTKSQVTNSPVTNSPVTECSVTKNTLITIGIIFIAASILLGVSYKYSLFGFRKRSQKPHLREKLKK, encoded by the exons atgggtGCTAATCTG tGTGATGGACTTAAAATGGCCGATAATGGTCTTGTCTTCGATCGAGATTCTCAAAATTATAAGTTCACAGGAATTCATACCAATCTGCATTGTCCTGGTAATAATtgtgataatgatgataacaaaaaaattagttCTGCTTTTATAGCATTTTTAGTTTTCTTTAAGGATTTTGGTGATATGAAAAATTTAGAGAGTGATAAACTTGCTGAATAcgctattttatggttaagtCACAAACTGAATCAAAAAGCACAAAATGGAACCACCACATTAAacgatttttatactaaACATATAGAAACAAATAGTAAATATGATCAGAAAACAATTGGTGATAGTTATAATAAGATTAATATcgatataaaacaaaaaataaaatcgatgaatattgatattaaagatatatctaatttttatgaagtatttaaattattatgtaagaTGGATAGTGAAGTTGATAAAACAAAAACCCAATGCAATAAATGTTTAATAAATGCTGGagaattttatgaaaaatatgaaaaacttaaaaatggtttagatattaataaaggaaGTTCTTATTTTCAACTATGGTTAAGTTTATCAAAAGATTATGACAAATTTAAAGAGAAATATAATGCACGTGGATGTAATAATATCAAATTCCTTGAAACTTGTCCACGAAGTTCAGTGACAAATAGTCCAGTGACAGAATGTTCAGTGACAAAAAGTCAAGTGACAAATAGTCCAGTGACAAATAGTCCAGTGACAGAATGTTcagtaacaaaaaatacactaaTTACAATtggaattatatttattgcagcatcaattttattgggagtttcttataag tattcgttatttggttttcggaaacgatctcaaaaaccccatttaagagaaaagctaaaaaagtaa
- a CDS encoding PIR protein, with the protein MNKQVCEKFESVWDKFPDELDSDNKYQFKTENFLDSYCFNNECKGDLDKINAGFFYFLNQFIGSSWSSYYAQNNINIVDYIILWLSYMLNLKPQVGNVKNLEYFYSTTINNDRYKNSIPDVTDYKNYKDLIDQKKYFLGMDKNIIFNFYEVFKLICEMYTNFNETRSHCSICSQNANKFVNKYKEMNKNSVITSNSSYNKLLSTLSNEYINFKNYYTSKCSSCKDIPSLPSVEKIQSPEQFSGQGSEDTPSSSSITSKLFTVLSIFGAIGFFLGISYKYSLFGFRKRFQKQKLREKIKNIKKKMNH; encoded by the exons ATGAATAAGcaagtg TGTGAAAAGTTCGAGAGTGTATGGGATAAATTTCCTGATGAATTGGACAGTGATAATAAGTATCAATTTAAAACAGAAAATTTCTTAGATAGttattgttttaataatGAATGTAAAGGTGatctcgataaaattaatgccggatttttttatttccttaaTCAATTCATTGGGAGTTCTTGGTCATCGTATTATgcgcaaaataatataaatattgttgattatattattctatggttaagttatatgttaaacctaaaACCACAAGTAGGAAATGTGAAGAATctagaatatttttatagtacaactataaataatgataggtataaaaattctatacCTGATGTTAcagattataaaaattataaggatcttatagatcaaaaaaaatattttttgggtatggataaaaatattatatttaatttttatgaagtatttaaattaatatgtgAAATGTATACTAATTTTAATGAAACGAGATCACATTGCTCAATCTGTTCGCAAAATGctaataaatttgttaataaatataaagaaatgaataaaaacTCTGTTATTACTAGTAATAGTTCCTATAATAAACTATTGTCTACTTTatcaaatgaatatattaattttaaaaattattatactaGTAAATGTAGTAGTTGTAAGGATATTCCATCCCTTCCATCAGTAGAAAAAATACAAAGTCCTGAGCAATTTTCTGGACAAGGTTCTGAAGATACaccatcaagttcgtcgataacaagcaaattatttacagttttatcgatatttggtgcaataggattttttttaggaatttcttataag tattcgttatttggatttcggaaacgatttcaaaaacaaaaattaagagaaaaaataaaaaatataaagaagaaaatgaatcattaa
- a CDS encoding PIR protein: protein MLTSKMCDQFDTMWRAFPDELNSGEYDFKGGSLNIYCSNRKCENDIDKINAGSLWLFKQFYGSSYNFSSNANGNMNIVTYIMTWISYKLNQKPQKEITKFNDFYSKHMENVEEYKKTIDGATGYKNYIDLINQNKLMDIDISVMSKFYDLFKNICSMYINIGKKNKGEMYLEYAKKFANEYKQLFNDNDNNEGNSYNKILSALSSDYYNFEKNKVDGKPINLPSLPTKKTVENVDISNPKETQDVSLSETPASSYEAKVSDSDSTLPSPSQVNKLILIPIIFVATLILLGIAYKYSLFGFRKRSQKQYLREKIKR from the exons ATGTTGACTAGTAAAATG TGTGATCAGTTTGATACTATGTGGAGGGCTTTTCCCGATGAATTGAATTCTGGAGAATATGATTTTAAAGGTGGATCGCTCAATATCTATTGCTCTAATAGAAAATGTGAAAATGATATCGATAAGATTAATGCTGGATCTTTATGGTTatttaaacaattttatggaagttcatataatttttcgaGTAATGCAAATGGAAATATGAATATTGTTACATACATTATGACATGGATAAGTTATAAGTTAAATCAAAAACCACAAAAGGAAATCACCAAGTTTAACGATTTTTATAGTAAGCATATGGAAAATGTTGAGGAGTATAAAAAGACTATAGATGGTGCTACgggatataaaaattatattgatcttataaatcaaaataaattgaTGGATATTGATATTAGTGttatgtctaaattttatgatttatttaaaaacataTGCAGCATGTATATCAATATTGGTAAAAAAAACAAGGGCGAGATGTATTTAGAATACGCTAAAAAATTTGCTAATGAATACAAACAACTttttaatgataatgataataatgaagggaattcatataataaaatattgtcgGCATTATCAAgtgattattataattttgaaaaaaacaaagttGATGGTAAACCAATAAATCTTCCTTCGCTACcaacaaaaaaaacagtTGAAAATGTTGACATATCAAATCCTAAAGAAACACAAGATGTCTCCTTGAGTGAAACGCCAGCATCAAGTTATGAAGCTAAAGTATCAGATTCTGATTCAACATTACCAAGTCCATCacaagtaaataaattaattttaattccaattatatttgttgcaacattaattttattaggaattgcatataag tattcattatttggatttcggaaacgatctcaaaaacaatatttaagagaaaagataaaaagataa